Below is a window of Vallicoccus soli DNA.
CCGGCGAACAGCGCCCGGACCACGGTCGTGTCGCCGGCGGCGACGTAGAGGGCGGACAGGGCGAGCAGCGCGACGACGCCCGGGAGCACGAAGAGCGTCCCGGCCACGAGCCCGCCCCGCCGGCCGTTGAGCAGCCACCCGACGTAGATCGCGAGCTGCTGCGCCTCCGGGCCGGGCAGCAGGGTGCAGTAGCTCAGCGCGTGCAGGAACCGCTGCTGCCCGATCCAGCGCTTCTCGTCGACGAGGGTCCGCTGCATCACGGCGATCTGGCCCGCGGGCCCGCCGAACGTCTGCAGCGAGATCGCGAACCAGGTCCGCACCGCCTCGCGGAACGGGACGACGTCCTCGCCGCGCCGCAGGGGTGCGGGGGCGGTCTCGCCGTGGGTCATGAGGGTTCCCTCCCGAGGAGCAGCTCGCGCCGGAAGAACTCGTACACGCCGTCGAACAGCGGGCCGGTCAGCTCGAGGACCCGCTCGTCGCCCTCGACCATGGACAGGGCCCGCAGGGCGAGGTCGAAGCCGGGGGCCTCGGGGGCGTCGTAGCGCCCGTCGTCGAGGTCCGCCTCGTGGACCAGCGCCGCGATCCGCCACAGGACCGGGTCGGTGAGCTCGTAGCGGCGCAGGACCGTCTCGAAGCTGCAGTCGCGGCCGTGGTGGGAGAGGTCGACGCCGGGCACGTCGAACGGCGTCGCGTCGGCGGGCACCTGCGCGGGGTCGGCGACGAACACGAAGACGGCCCCGGGGTCCACGAACCGCCGCAGCAGCCAGGCGCACGCCGCCCGGTCGATGTGCACGCCGGCGCGCGTCGCCCACCTCACGGGTGCCGCCCCGCCGCCACGGGAGCGGCGGCCGCGGCGCGCGCCAGCTCCTCGACCGCGGCGACGGCCTCGGCGCGCTCGGGCGGGGCGGAGAAGTCGCGGCGCCGCACCCGGCGCAGCTCGGCGCGCAGGCGCTTGACCAGCCGGGCGTGCTCGGCCGGGGGCAGGGACGCGGCACCCGCTCCGCCGGTGCGCTGCAGCCCGGCCAGCGCCTCGTCGCGCACCGCGCGGTACTCCTCGGCCCGCGCCCGCGCCATCGTGCGCGCCAGCTCGGCCTCCTGGGCGGCCGTCGCCGGCCGCGCCAGCCAGAGCGCGGCCGTTCCCGAGGCCTCGCGGACCTCGGCCGCGACCCAGTCCAGCTGCTCGCGCGTGCGGGCGTCGTGCGGCAGGGCGACGAGGCCGTCGCCGAGCTGGGCGACGCCCAGCGCGCGCAGCCTGCGCCAGACCGCGCTGCGCGGCGTCGAGGGCTCGCGCGGCAGCCGGTACTGCAGCAGCACCCACTCGCCGGGGCTCTCCTGTGCGACCACGGTCGCATGCAACCACGGTCGCACTGCCCTGTCCAGCGGTCCGGCACCCCCTCCGGCGCCGGTGGCTAGCACGGGGCGCCACGGGACGGGCACGCAGCGGCACCGACACCGCAGGTTGATCCGCGCGAGACGCAGCGGAAACACCGGCGGGGTGGACTCCTCCCGTGACCTCGACGAGCGCCGGAGCGGTGCGCATCGCCGCCGCCGCGGCGCACTTCGGGCGCAGCCTCGAGTTCGACCTGCAACGGGTGACGACGATCGTGCAGCACGCGCGCGACGCGGGTGCCTCGCTGCTCGTGCTCCCGGACGGCGCGCTGGGCGGCTACCTGCCCGACCTGCGCCAGCCCGACCCGGCCGCCCTGCCGCCCGCGCTGGAGCCGGACGACCCCGTGCTGCTGCGGGTCGGCGCGGCCGCCGGGGCGATGGTCGTCTGCGTCGGCTACTGCGAGGCCGCCGAGGGCGGCGGCCGCTACGACGCGGCGGTGGCCGTGAGCGGCGACGGGGTCCTCGGCCGGCACCGCAAGGTCCACCGCCCGCCCGGGGAGGCGGACGCGTACCTCGCGGGCGACGGCTTCACCGCGTTCGACAGCCCGGTCGGGCGCCTCGGGATGCTCGTCGACTACGACAAGGTGTTCCCCGAGTCCGCCCGCGCCCTGGCGGTGGACGGCGCCGAGGTCATCGCGAGCCTCTGCGCCTGGCCGACCCGCGTCGGCGCCCGGGTCAGCCGGCTCTCGCAGGACCGCCAGTCGCGGCTGTTCGACCTCTACGACTGCGCCCGCGCCGCGGAGAACCAGGTGGTGCTGGCCTCGGCCAACCAGACCGGCTCGTACGGCGGCCTGCGCTTCGTCGGCCAGGCCAAGGTCGTGGGGCCGGGCGGGGAGGTGCTCGCGCGCACCTGGGCCAAGGCCGGGCTCGCCGTCGCCGAGGTCGACGTGGCCGGCGAGGTCGGCGCCGCGCGGCGCGGCGTCGACCACCTGGCCGGCCGGCGCCCGGGGGCGTACGCCTCCCTCGTCGGGGTCCCCCGCTAGCGTGGCGGCCCGCCCCCGGTCCGGGGGCGCGCCGCCCAGGAGGGGAGCCGTCGTGGCCGCCAGGACCAGCAGCGAGGACGCGGGCCGCACCGCCGACGGGCTGCCCGTGCAGCGCTGGACGCTCGCCTCCGACGGCGGCCTGGTCGCACGGGTGCTCACCCTCGGCGGCATCGTCCAGTCGCTCGAGGTGCCCGACCGCGACGGCCGCGCGCGCAGCGTCGTGCTCGGCCTGCCGGCGCCCGCCGACTACGCCGGCCCCGGGCGCTACATGGGCGCGCTCATCGGGCGCTACGGCAACCGGCTCGGCGGCGGGCGCTTCGTCCTCGACGGCACCGAGCACCGGGTCCCGGCGAACGACGGCCCCAACGCGCTGCACGGCGGCCCGGGCGGCTTCCACTCCCGCGTCTGGGACGCGCGCCCGGTCGACGCCGCCGCCCCCGGCGCCGCCGCGCTCGAGCTGACCCTCGTCAGCCCCGACGGCGACCAGGGCTTCCCCGGCGAGCTGTCCGTGCGCGTGGTGTACGAGGTCGGCCCGTCGACCTGGTCGGTGCGCTACGAGGCCACGACCAGCGCGCCGACCGTCGTCAACCTCACCAGCCACTCGTACTTCGCGCTCGGCGGCGAGGGCAGCGGCAGCGTCGAGGACCAGCTGCTGCGCATCCCCGCCTCGCGCGTCACCGAGGTCGCCGAGGGGCTCGTGCCCACGGGCCGCCTGCTCGACGTCGAGGGGACGCCGCTCGACCTGCGCGCGCCGACCCGCGTCGGCGCCGGGCTGCGCGACCCGCACCCGCAGCTGCTGCTCGGCCTGGGCTACGACCACGACTGGGTGCTCGACGAGCCGTCGGACGGCGAGGACCTCGCGCTCGCCGCGGAGCTCGACGACCCCGCGTCGGGGCGGCGGATGCAGGTCTGGAGCACCGAGCCGGACGTGCAGTTCCACTCGGGCAACTTCCTCGACGGCGGCCTCGTCGGGATCGGCGGCGGGACCTACCGCCAGGGCGACGGGCTGTGCCTGGAGACCCAGCACGCCCCGGACTCCCCCAACCACCCGGACCGGCCCTCCACGGTGCTGCGCCCGGGCGAGACGTACCGGTCCCGCACGGAGCACCGCTTCTCGACCCTGCCCTGAGCCGGTCCCTGCCCGGGGTCGGGGCCGGGGCCGGGGCCGGGGCCGGGGTCAGACGTTGACCGTGGGCAGGTCCGGGTCGCGCCCGCCGGTGAGGCGCGAGGCGCGGCGCACCCGCTCGCGGTCGACCCACCGCATGACCGGGCTCGCCGTGACCCCGTGCAGCACGACCGAGAGCACGACGACCAGCCCGGTGACGCCCCACAGGCCCTCGACCTGGGGTGAGCCGGTCTGCTCCGTGGCGTAGGCCAGGTAGTAGACCGAACCGATCCCGCGCACCCCGAAGAAGGCGACGGCGAAGCGCTCGCGCGGGCCGGTCCGCCCGCCGAGCAGCCCGACCCAGCCGGCGAGGGGGCGGGCCACGAGCAGCGTCCCCAGCGCCAGCGCCCACTCCTGCCAACCCAGGTCGGCGAAGAGCCCGTCGGCGACGGACCCGCCGAGCAGCACGAGCACCGCCACCGTGAGCAGGCGCTCCACCTGCTCGATGAACTGGTGCATGACCTGGTGGTAGCCGTGGTCGCGCTCGGCCGCCCGGATCGTGCAGGCGCAGACGAACACCGCGACG
It encodes the following:
- a CDS encoding chromate resistance protein ChrB domain-containing protein, with amino-acid sequence MRWATRAGVHIDRAACAWLLRRFVDPGAVFVFVADPAQVPADATPFDVPGVDLSHHGRDCSFETVLRRYELTDPVLWRIAALVHEADLDDGRYDAPEAPGFDLALRALSMVEGDERVLELTGPLFDGVYEFFRRELLLGREPS
- a CDS encoding Chromate resistance protein ChrB gives rise to the protein MVAQESPGEWVLLQYRLPREPSTPRSAVWRRLRALGVAQLGDGLVALPHDARTREQLDWVAAEVREASGTAALWLARPATAAQEAELARTMARARAEEYRAVRDEALAGLQRTGGAGAASLPPAEHARLVKRLRAELRRVRRRDFSAPPERAEAVAAVEELARAAAAAPVAAGRHP
- a CDS encoding carbon-nitrogen hydrolase family protein, whose product is MTSTSAGAVRIAAAAAHFGRSLEFDLQRVTTIVQHARDAGASLLVLPDGALGGYLPDLRQPDPAALPPALEPDDPVLLRVGAAAGAMVVCVGYCEAAEGGGRYDAAVAVSGDGVLGRHRKVHRPPGEADAYLAGDGFTAFDSPVGRLGMLVDYDKVFPESARALAVDGAEVIASLCAWPTRVGARVSRLSQDRQSRLFDLYDCARAAENQVVLASANQTGSYGGLRFVGQAKVVGPGGEVLARTWAKAGLAVAEVDVAGEVGAARRGVDHLAGRRPGAYASLVGVPR
- a CDS encoding aldose epimerase family protein; the protein is MAARTSSEDAGRTADGLPVQRWTLASDGGLVARVLTLGGIVQSLEVPDRDGRARSVVLGLPAPADYAGPGRYMGALIGRYGNRLGGGRFVLDGTEHRVPANDGPNALHGGPGGFHSRVWDARPVDAAAPGAAALELTLVSPDGDQGFPGELSVRVVYEVGPSTWSVRYEATTSAPTVVNLTSHSYFALGGEGSGSVEDQLLRIPASRVTEVAEGLVPTGRLLDVEGTPLDLRAPTRVGAGLRDPHPQLLLGLGYDHDWVLDEPSDGEDLALAAELDDPASGRRMQVWSTEPDVQFHSGNFLDGGLVGIGGGTYRQGDGLCLETQHAPDSPNHPDRPSTVLRPGETYRSRTEHRFSTLP